Proteins encoded within one genomic window of Odocoileus virginianus isolate 20LAN1187 ecotype Illinois chromosome 2, Ovbor_1.2, whole genome shotgun sequence:
- the OR5C1 gene encoding olfactory receptor 5C1 gives MTPENFTWAWGAPAEFILLGITDRWDLRLTLFLIFLPVYLVSLLGNVGMVLLIHVDAQLHTPMYFFLANLSLLDACYSSAIGPKMLVDQLLPRASIPYAACVLQMFLFAGLADAECCLLAAMAYDRYVAIGNPLLYTTAMSRRLCLVLLGASGLGGAVSAVVHTTFTFRLSFCGSREVNSFFCDIPPLLAISCNDTSLNELLLFAVCGFIQTATLSAIAVSYGFIAGAVIRMRSAESRWRAASTCGSHLTAVAMLYGTLIFMYLRPSSSYALDTDKMASVFYTLVIPALNPLIYSLRNKEVQEALRRTWSRCCGPRQRHP, from the coding sequence ATGACACCTGAGAACTTCACCTGGGCCTGGGGTGCCCCTGCTGAGTTCATCCTCCTGGGCATCACAGACCGCTGGGACCTGCGCCTGACcctcttcctcatcttcctgCCCGTCTACCTGGTGAGCTTGCTGGGAAACGTAGGCATGGTGCTGCTGATCCACGTAGACGCCCAGctccacacacccatgtacttcttcctggcCAACCTCTCCCTGCTAGATGCCTGCTATTCCTCAGCCATCGGCCCCAAGATGCTCGTGGACCAGCTGTTGCCTCGCGCCAGCATCCCTTACGCAGCCTGTGTTCTCCAGATGTTCCTGTTTGCAGGGCTGGCCGATGCCGAGTGTTGCCTGCTGGCAGCCATGGCCTATGACCGGTACGTGGCCATCGGAAACCCTCTTCTCTACACCACGGCCATGTCCCGGCGTCTGTGCCTGGTCTTGCTAGGAGCCTCCGGCCTGGGCGGGGCAGTGAGCGCCGTGGTCCACACGACCTTCACCTTCCGCCTGAGCTTCTGCGGCTCCCGGGAGGTGAACAGCTTCTTCTGCGATATTCCCCCGCTGCTGGCCATCTCCTGCAACGACACGAGTCTCAATGAACTCCTCCTCTTCGCCGTCTGTGGCTTCATCCAGACAGCCACCCTTTCGGCCATCGCCGTGTCCTACGGGTTCATCGCCGGAGCTGTGATCCGCATGCGCTCGGCCGAGAGCCGGTGGCGAGCAGCCTCGACCTGTGGCTCCCACCTCACGGCTGTGGCCATGCTGTACGGGACACTCATCTTCATGTACCTGCGTCCCAGCTCCAGCTACGCCCTGGACACAGACAAGATGGCCTCTGTGTTCTACACCCTTGTCATCCCAGCTCTCAACCCGCTCATCTACAGCCTCCGCAACAAAGAGGTCCAGGAGGCGCTCAGAAGGACCTGGAGCCGATGCTGCGGTCCCCGGCAGAGGCACCCGTGA
- the LOC110123867 gene encoding olfactory receptor 1K1, producing MDAANESSEGSPFILLGLTKNPSQRQPLFLLFLVLYVAGILGNGLIVAAIRASPALHTPMYFLLAHLSFADLCFTSVTVPKMLANLLAHDRSISPAGCLTQMYFFFALGVTDSCLLAAMAYDRYVAIRHPLYYATRMSRAMCTALVGTAWLVSHTHSLLHILLMARLSFCASHQVPHFFCDHQPLLRLSCSDTRHIQLLIFTEGAAVVVTPFLLILASYGAIAAAVLQLPSATGRLRAVSTCGSHLAVVGLFYGTVIAVYLRPTSRYEAERGRVATVMYTVVTPMLNPVIYSLRNRDVQGALRALFTRRRISAGDS from the coding sequence ATGGATGCTGCCAATGAGTCTTCGGAAGGAAGCCCATTCATCCTGTTGGGACTAACAAAAAATCCCAGCCAGCGGCAGCCCCTTTTCCTGCTCTTCTTGGTCCTCTATGTGGCAGGCATCCTGGGTAATGGACTCATCGTGGCCGCCATCCGAGCCAGTCCAGCCCTTCACACTCCCATGTACTTCCTGCTAGCCCACCTGTCCTTTGCTGACCTCTGCTTTACCTCTGTCACGGTACCTAAGATGCTGGCCAACCTGCTGGCCCATGACCGCTCCATCTCCCCGGCTGGCTGCCTGACCCAGATGTACTTCTTCTTTGCCCTGGGTGTAACTGACAGCTGCCTCCTGGCtgccatggcctatgaccgctacgtggccatcCGGCATCCCCTCTACTATGCCACAAGGATGTCCCGGGCCATGTGCACAGCCCTGGTGGGGACGGCGTGGCTCGTGTCCCACACCCACTCCCTCTTGCATATCCTGCTTATGGCCCGCCTGTCCTTCTGTGCCTCCCACCAAGTGCCCCACTTCTTCTGCGACCACCAGCCTCTCTTAAGGCTCTCATGCTCTGACACCCGGCACATCCAGCTGCTCATCTTCACTGAGGGCGCGGCAGTGGTGGTGACTCCCTTCCTGCTCATCCTCGCCTCCTACGGGGCCATCGCAGCTGCGGTGCTCCAGCTGCCATCCGCCACGGGGAGGCTCCGGGCTGTATCCACCTGTGGCTCCCACCTGGCCGTGGTGGGCCTCTTCTACGGGACAGTCATCGCAGTCTACCTCCGGCCCACATCCCGGTATGAGGCTGAGCGGGGACGTGTGGCCACCGTCATGTACACTGTGGTCACGCCCATGCTGAACCCGGTCATCTACAGCCTCCGGAACCGGGATGTGCAGGGGGCACTCAGAGCCCTTTTCACTCGGCGAAGGATCTCAGCAGGTGATTCCTGA